In one Capricornis sumatraensis isolate serow.1 chromosome 1, serow.2, whole genome shotgun sequence genomic region, the following are encoded:
- the B3GALT5 gene encoding beta-1,3-galactosyltransferase 5, giving the protein MACMKMRWVYISLVVLGAFCLYYNLEDLNPFRGEPMIFKNELGDFLQLPDIDCRQDPPFLVLLVASSHEQRFVRLVIRSTWGRETIIKGKRIKTFFLLGTSPSKHISREVAKESQEFRDIIQKDFTDVYFNLTLKTMMGMQWIYRFCPQTTFVMKTDSDMFVNVYYLTELLLKKNRTTRFFTGFLKLNEYPIRKRFNKWFVSKYEYPWDKYPPFCSGTGYVFSSDVAGEVYHVANSVPFIKLEDVFVGLCLKRLEIRLEELHSEQTFFPDGLPFTTCRYKKIVASHHIKPQDILRYWQALEGSLQEECPDN; this is encoded by the coding sequence ATGGCTTGCATGAAGATgagatgggtatatatttccctggtggtcctgggaGCCTTTTGTCTGTATTATAACCTGGAGGATCTGAATCCTTTTAGAGGAGAACCAATGATTTTCAAGAATGAACTTGGGGACTTCCTTCAGCTCCCAGATATAGACTGCAGGCAGGATCCCCCCTTCCTTGTACTGCTGGTGGCTTCATCTCATGAGCAGCGGTTTGTCCGCTTGGTCATCCGGAGCACGTGGGGAAGAGAAACGATCATAAAGGGAAAGCGGATAAAAACCTTCTTTCTCCTGGGAACCTCTCCCAGTAAACACATCTCAAGAGAAGTGGCCAAGGAGAGCCAGGAGTTTCGTGATATCATCCAGAAGGACTTCACAGATGTTTATTTCAACCTGACCCTGAAGACCATGATGGGGATGCAGTGGATCTACCGCTTTTGTCCACAGACGACTTTCGTGATGAAAACCGACTCTGACATGTTCGTCAATGTCTACTATCTGACTGAACTGCTCctgaagaaaaacagaacaacTCGGTTTTTCACCGGCTTCCTAAAACTGAACGAGTATCCCATCAGGAAACGGTTCAATAAGTGGTTTGTCAGTAAGTACGAATATCCGTGGGACAAGTACCCGCCCTTCTGCTCTGGCACTGGCTACGTGTTCTCCAGCGATGTGGCGGGTGAGGTGTACCATGTTGCCAATAGCGTGCCCTTCATTAAACTGGAAGATGTCTTTGTGGGGCTCTGCCTGAAAAGACTGGAGATCAGGCTGGAGGAACTTCACTCCGAGCAGACTTTCTTCCCTGATGGGTTACCGTTCACCACCTGCCGTTATAAGAAGATTGTGGCTTCCCATCATATCAAGCCGCAAGACATCCTGAGGTACTGGCAGGCTCTGGAAGGCTCCCTGCAAGAAGAGTGTCCAGATAACTGA